ttaattaaattaagtgattgtaaataaatgaattgttatagttaatataaaatgttattataattaatataaaataataaattactattattctttttttgttaaaatatattatatttaatgaaaaatgataaataattattaaagatatCTTGATTTTCAAAGGGGTTATTGTTGGCTATATCATAGTGATGATATGAAGATATcttagtaataaataataacgtGAATGCTAAAAAGACAACGTGACGTTGGTACTCAAAAAATCTTATCTTTTAATactgagataaaataaaataaaaattacaaaattaaatagttagatatataaattttttaaaaatatagaaattttaattaaaattactcaAATTTATGAAAACTTAAAAGGTTATTTAGTTGAACTCaatcatgaaaataaaagttgtgTCTTTAGTTATATCCcctaaaatttttaattccatattttatttattgattatcacttgttttcataatattttttataaatttaatcaataattaagttgctttaaaaatatatactacaCGCTATCCAGTAAggaaaaacttttattatttatttaatattataaatattttttcttatgattATTGTTATTAGTAAAAGTAAAGTTTTTATCGTATTTTTATGCTGACATTTTTGTTGTGtgaaaacaaattttagttagattaataaaaaaaatttaataattttttaataaatgtattattattttattgattcatatatttaaaacatatatcacatgttataaaaaaagtttgtgaaaaaaattaaaaaaaaacattttctactaatattttttacataaagaAATAGCAATCactttgattaaaaaaatttagaataataaaaatatattagtataaaTTGGTAAAAAATGGTTGTTAGGTGggaaagaaagatagaaaggggaaggaggaggagaagttgTCTGTAGTGCAGAAGAAGCTAAGGTTTTGAAAATTGTGGTGGTAAGTAAACAGTGTGAGCACGCAACCTTACAATAACAATCGAGAGGAGAGAGAGATCAGAGAATATTATCAGAATCAGCAACAGTATCATCAGGATGGGGAAGGCCAAAGAAGCGGTGGTGGTTGCTGGAGCCCTAGCATTTGCGTGGCTCGCCATAGAGCTCGCTCTCAAACCCTTCCTCTCCAAGGCACGTGACTCCGTCGATAAGTCCGACCCTGCTCGTGACCCCGACGAAGTTTCCGCTGCCGATGTTCCTATACCCACAACCGACGACCTGCCGGATGTCTCTGCTTCTCAAACGGCGGACGCCTGAACTTTTCCTATTCATGTATTTTCAATTTCGTCACATCTCAAAATTCTCCAAATCGAATAACCTCCTTGCTTTCTGTTCAATTTGTATATTGTGTTCTGTCTTGTTGTAGGATCCAAAAAATATCAGGTTCTTTTGTTCCCTTTCCTTTGGGTATAAACAACGGACAACTGGTATTTTCGTATTTTCCGTTTTAGCTTCTCTAATCATGCTGTGCCTGCCTCACTACTGCCTGTAACTATTTTAAGAACACTAGGATGTAGTACAGCACTCAACGCCTTAAAGTTTAGGATAAGGGATACTAGatactgtttgatgaaatgcttgaacaaacaaatttctcaGTAATAACATAGGAGAATtagaagaaatataaaataaagttattcatacaagaaattaaaaatcagaaaaattcTACACTAAAAAATTCATGAATTAATTTTGGTTTATGAAGAAacttagtttatttatttttatttatgtgtacTCCTTTATAAATCTTTGTAGAATTTGTCCAAACATTTCATCACTTGGTGAGGCATCATTAGTGGTGTTCTTTATAGTTGTTTTCAAGGACACATCTGTTAGGTTTATATGGGTTCTGCTATGTTCTGAGGATATCGATTTACAAAGAGCCTCGTTTTATCATCGTGATTTTTGACTTGAGAACTCACAACAGTTATGTGTTCAGAGAATTTTGTGAACTCCTTCAGGGGATGTATGGCTGTCACATATCCAGGGAATGAAACAGATGCACATATCACCTTTTTTTTCTAACTAGTTTAGGTGAATTGAATCTAAAGTCTTCACTAGGGAGAAATTGTCTCCAAACTCTGAGCATATACAGAAGTATTTATAGATTATCTATCTATAAGATCTTCATACTAACAATGAAAATTCAAACTCAAGTCCTTGTCTATATTGCTAGTTAAATATTCTTAATATCGTACTCAGAATTTCTGTATTGAAAATCGATTCTCTTTCTGGTTATACCTGTGATCTTTTATAGACTACTATATTCATaccataaaaattacaaaaccgtGTGATGCTGGCTTGGCAGGAttcaataatatcaatttttttaaggcTAGACCATCTTGTTCTCGAAGTGAGCAAATATTGTCGTGTATGTGTtaaaagatgattttttttccatCATGCAGAATCCCAGATAAAACTCTGCACAAGTTTTCAATTATCGGTGATACTCAACAAACATATGGTGGGGTCtcactataattttatattggggttttagaaaatagaaaaataaattgagttgATTgcacttttctttcttatattttatttcatgattCTTTTTCCTCTTAGATACAGTATACTAGTGGTCTAAAATGTTGCCTTAAACTAATTTCACTCTATTCAGAAGTGAGTAAAATTTGATTAATCTGTCAATAATCAAAATTGAGCAGTTCTTGAAGAATTTGACTTTTGCCCTAGTATATTAACTAACCACTTTATCAAGTTTCCGGTTAGACAAACTTTATTTTGAACacttataaagaaaatatcataaaatattttttacaaattttacaatataacTTTATCTTTAGAAATtagaatttagtttttaattatacttaatttaatattaaattgattttctcctcataaaaattttaaaaaactaaatatatttttagtttctaagtttagaagtgaaattatgaaattgaaattcttctttattgtatattttgatatgtttttatttttaagctttaaaaataaataaatataatatttttaatctatatttttttaaaatattaaattatgttagaGACTTgcatataagttatatatattatttgaaactTTTAACTCGATTTAGAATATTGgttagaataattttaaaataattttaaaagtgaataaataaagtttttttagtctggttaattttttttaactatgttaattttcttttaaaaatgttaaattatgttAGAGACTTgtatttaagttatatatattatttaacactttcaattcaaatatcaatttaaaatattgattaaaaagttaatgcAGTTGGTTAAAagattacatatatatatatatatatatatatatatatatatatatatatatatatatatatatatatatatatatatatatatatatatatatatatatatatatatatatcatattaaaatttaaaataaaaataaattctaactTCACATATAGAGAATTAGATCAATGTGGTGTGGAGGAAAAGGGTAACCTGTTTTAATTATAGAGAATTAGATGAATGGGTGGTGCATGTAGATAGCAACGTTCGTGTCAGATTGTGTCACCTCTCATTTGTCATATAATATAGCATTTGTCTTTCGCAGCTGCAACCTAATAAAGGAAGTAACACGTGAACATgagataaagaaagaaaaagagataatATATGAACTAAAAAATTGACAAAAGAGATTCAGGATATCTCATTTTTTGTTTGCTTAACTCTAACATTCTTTGAACAAAACtcttataatattatatgtaaattttctttttctctattgtTTTTCACTGGACacaaagaaatttgaaaaagtattaatattttatattttatattacaaattagTTTTCTGAAATTATCACGCTACGAATGagatttataaaatacaaattctTTTACCTGTATGGTTTAATGGCTCCGAGTAAATTTCACtaacaatgaaaacaaaaaatttaatgaatacctttattttaaaacaatagaTTAGGATTAATACATTTTTGCAGTTGTTTTCAATACATTTtcacaataattttaaataaaaatatatttattcattttttaattaacaccAGAAAAGTCATTAGTGctatgcaaatatttttaaaaaaatatcaataattgtGTTCATAATTGTACAAActagaatatttttaatgaaagttTTATCATGagtttttatcaataaaaaatgttttaacataaattttacaaatttaaatggAGATGTTGTTGgcaaaatttgagaaagagaatatatattttatacattctTTATAGTAAGACAAGTATCTATCTTTTCAGCTTGTTTGGTTGATGGAACCAAACCACGTGACCAAACAGGACTAAAATATGGGTGTCTTTAGttgaaaaagttatatataatagGTCATCTAATTATTCAAGTACGTGAATAAATTATGGCAAGAGGACTTAgttatgtatttaaatattattacatatttatataaataatttcatcgtcttaaatattttcatcttaTTAAAACAATGCTCTTCTacatagaaaaagagaaaataaaagaaccAAGGGATTGTTTGAAAATGGTAAagtaaaatacaatattattttataaattaaattaatcaataagcaaattaaaataataatttaaataatttatgtgaataaaataaattgtataagTAATAACTAGTTTtagtttgtaaaaaatattttctcctttttgCGGCAAAAAAAGAACCTTGTTATAACATTAGGATATactataatattaaaagaaggaagaagaaaacattAAGTTGTTTAAATTAGGAGGAGaagataaatttaaagttttgttgtttggattaaaattattttaagataatatatttatttatttattcatgatGCATTATTAGGTGGCAAAGTTTGTGTGGTGATGTGACGAGGCAGTTCAGATCCCTTGATGCTGGTGAGGCATAGTAAATTAGTACCCCATCCTCTCTCTCACCTCTTTCTCTGCACAACCCGTGTTTTCAGAATCATTGCAAACGCCCAAATTAAAATCTTCACACAATCTTTCATCTATCTATCTCTCATTTCCTTCAAATCTTGCATGTTATTTccacttcctcttcttctttcatgTCGTTCTTCTCTCTTATCTGAGGTCACAACTCccttttccttctctctctgtttttttttctttattacttttgggtttttatttcttatacaCTATATCCATGTTTCTGCTAGAGGGTATTTTTATGCTTTAATTGTGTGAAGGGCTGCTAGTTATTTGTGTCAATTAGCATGGTGTGTTGAGGTTTGATACTTTCTTGTCATTGGTAACTACTGAAGTCTACATAATAGGATCTTTTAAATTTTCCTTGAAATTAGTGATATGAATTGAAAGCCTTCTATTATTAGAGCTCTGTGACAGTCTTTTTAGGATATTTAAATCATAAGCTGTTGTTATGAGAGCTTACTCTTGTTTTGTACTATGATTCATGTGTGATTTCTTTGTAAGTTATTGATGAAGCAACTTGTGTAGAGAGACTTTCTAAGTTGTTTACCTCTTAAGGGTTCTGTACTGGATTGGTCTGTATTACGCAGTTACAGAAATGTTTGCTTAGAGTGAAAGGGCATGTGGTGCCTTGGATGTTTATTGAGACTTTATTGTTGGCTTGCTAGCTGCTGGTCTAGTATTGGGTTCCATTTAATTTGACAAGAATATTGGGATTGGGAGAATCACATACCATTGTAACCTCACACCAAAATTCACTTCCAATGTGGAACTCAAGCCTCTATCCTGCAATTGGATGCTAACAATCCACCATGATCCACTGCCATAGTGCCTGTGCTGGTCACCTTTTCCTTGTCACTTTAGCTAATCCTTTGCAAACATTGCAATGCTAAGGTTGCAGCACGTTTGCAACTAAGACTTGGTGAAAAACTTCACTATTAATTGATAAGAACCTTTGGAGAATGACACCATTAGAGTTAGCTGTTAGTGATCTGATGGAACTCATTTCTCATTTCTTGCAATTGTATCCCAACATCTCTATGTCCTGTTGCCCATGCCCATGCCCATGCCCGCTGGTTCTGCACTAGCCCTTTCAGTAGTTTCTAATGAAAATTCTGAGGTCACCCACCCTGTCGTTTGTGGCTGAGAGACATGGTGAAAATTTTGATGCCTATTAGTAGAAAGTGATGGAAGAAATACACCACAAGAGTTAGTTTTAGACCCTTCACTAAAATCCCATATTCCAATGTGGGACTCAGGTCCAATAGCATGCTCCAGTTAGATCCTAACAGAAAGAACTGCATGTAATAATTTGATTGTTTCCTGTATGTATAGGATGAAGTTCTAGAAGAGGTCCGTTTATTTATTTGTCTATAATAGGCACTTTTGACTGCAACGTCCACATGTATTATTTGTAATTGCGTTATACGTTACTACTTGCTAACATTTACCTCGTTGCAGCATAGGATTGGAACTGAATTTCAACCTTCTATTTTGCAAATGATCCTTTTAAACTACGTGTGACTTTTTATTGCAACTTAAGAAAGTTCTGTAGATTCAACATTCTGCTTTACAAAATTGTTGAAATCCGAATTAGTGTATTAATTGTTCCATTTGATCATCATCCTATGGCCCATTTCCCTTGCCAGACATTACTTTATGAGTAGTGATTTACTATATAGGTAGTAGGTCTTAGAAATTACCTAGTAGACATCTACCGTAGGTTGTTTTTATACCAGGGCTTTCAATGTGTTAAGCTTGTTATGGAATACCATCTAACTGTTCAGTGTTTTTTGTTCAAATGAGGTTTGCTTCCACCGATTGGGATAGTCTTAAAATATAGGAAAAAAATAGTACCATTTGAGATTGAATTCTAATGGGGTCTTGGACTCTGGATTTTATTGAAAACTgatctcacacacacacacacacacacacacacactcagaCACAGACTCAAGTCCTAGAGAGCACTATGAGACACTACATATTTTTGTGTTGACCAAATTAGCCAAACATTATATTCATCACTACTActttctggaaaaaaaaaattgctttctTGTACTAAAAAAGAATGCAGGtttcttcatttgtttttttatttgaattatgtttGCTTGGCAGTCAAAGGATTCTCGCCATGTCAGTGGCACCAGTTGAAAGTATTCCCGCATTAAGCAGTGATGTCTTCTATGATATATTTCGTCGACTTGATGGTGCAACATTGGCCAGTGCAGCATGTACTTGTGCAACGTTGTGTTCCATCTCTAAAGAAGAGAGTTTATGGGAGAACGTATGTTCATCTATGTGGCCTTCAACCAACAGAGAGGATGTCAAAAGTTTGATATCTTCTATCGGTGGATTCCGGAAATTTTATGCAGACTGTTTCCCGATTGTTGTAAACAAGGAGGTTGTAGAGTATCAACCGAACAACTATCATGAGTACCCAGACAATTGGACCGAAGCTGAGTATTACGGAGACATGAATGAATCGGAAAACATCTGTCCATCAGATTTTGTTTCTATAATAGATATTAGGTTCAAGGGAAAACCGGTCTGTTCCAAAGTTCTTTGGGGAATCCCAAATGCAAATAGCTATGATGGCTGGTTCTATAATTGCCCTTTCCGGATTGATTTTCTCACTTATGCAGATAGAGATGATAACAACGATGGATCTGTTCATCTTTCTGTATCTGATGGTCTGCCACGTGTGACATCCATGGAGAGGGAAAGGAAAGATGGGAAGCTGTGGCGGGAGCTCTGCGAAGGGCTCCAGCTCAGTTGGATTATAGTaaacaagaaaatgaaacaagCTGCAAATCTTGCTAGCTGGAGCCCTCTTGGTGGGCAACGACACTGGCCAACAGATAGGGATTTTGTCATCCGCTTTGGATCAGTTCTGCCTGCCAAGGACATTCTTCCTTGTCAAGTAGTGGAGTGTATCCTAATTATGAAGTTTAGAGTGGTTCACACCGAAGAAGAAGGGGTCCAAACAAGCCTTAAATTAACAGAGCTGAGCATGCAGTTGGAAGACATGGAAGGTGCTCATGTTAATGGAAGAAACAGTTTGCATATACTTAAGGATGCACTTAGCAGCAGAAGGAGCAAAAACTACGGCGAAGTACTTGAGTCTTGCCACATGTATTCAAAAGTACAGAATGAGTTGAAAGAGGAGAAGATGAGAAACGAAAGTAGGTTGGATAGACTTTGTATTCTGAGTGGCATTGCGGCGTTTATGACGTTCTGGTACTGCGTTTTATAAAATGGTAGTGTATAGTCATTTAATGGAATAAGCTAATATAGCTCTAACAAATGTTGGACCTTGGCACTACCATGTAAGATATGATTTTGCTTACCATAATAAAGAGATCATTAAACAGAAACACCCCTGCTTTTAGAGTTATAATTCTCCCTCAATGCAAATTCAGTACAAGGTATAACACAGACGTTTCTGTTAATTCCACTCTGCCTGCAAACTaggaatatattttatatgaagaTATCTTATATTAAGATATGCTAGAACCATTACAAGAGCTCAAAAATTTACTTGAaagattcattttattaaatttatttaatcttcCTCTATAATTGTTTGTTTCACTGAAATTATTAATTCTGAATTTGTTTTCCTGCCAAGAGATTCCTTCCTTACTTTTAAGAATGCCTCTAATTGAAGTAAAAGTGTCATATTTTGTGGGTAACCAAATATTCCtaattagttaatttatatCGGCATTCTAGAAAATGCAAACAatatatcttaataattataacatatacAACTCAGGCTAACACGTACTCATGCTAATGAAGGGAACACAAAATTTAAAGTGATAATTGAGCTTTTGGTTTAGCAACTCAGATGTTTATGGAACAGAATacattgacttttttttttcgaaattagaaactaaattaaaacttttaatattgatgagacaaaatttttaaaaaaataaacaaataataggAAAAATCAGTTCTTAAGTCCAAAActattatcatatataataaagcaTGTTTGTTTATATGATTTAAATGAATCCCAGTCACCATTTGAATATGTTCTCCTCCCATTAACAAACCATGcacctctctcactttctttcaCCCTGTCCTTTAGTATTcaattttttggtattttaaaatcaatggtagcattttttttatctctctaCATTCAAATCTCCTTTTCATTTTAACACTTCTTATCCTATACAATcagtttataattaaatcattcttcttataacttatttaagtataatatttagtgattaaaaagaaattgtcaTATATTTctctagaaaaatatattggtcaaaatataatattatttctcgaaataatatttaccttaaatatataaaaatataataattaaaattgtcgattaattataatatgtagTTATTGTGCAATAAATTTGGACTActccaaaataaaaatgtttaataaactttatcaaaatattttttaatatatttactggaccttataaaaataatttctttaatttttctattcaatTGTGGGCATATTGATTAATTGGGATATGGGCAGAGAGGGTAGGTTATGATAAGTTAATTGGGATATGGGCAGAGAGATTAGTTTATGATAAGTTGTAAAATGTTTACTTCCTGATTTTGTTATATGGTTTGGTAGttggaaaaataataaatgctACATGACGAAGAAAATGCGTGGTatcaaaatgaattaaaatatgaGAATTAATCACTAACTTAGCTCTgggttaaaataaattattattttaaacataagttaaattgaatttaacttatttaatctTTGTAATTATGTCTATGCcactcaacttttttatttataattaacacAAGATTTTTAATTCATACCTAATTCTCAGTACTTTATTACAATGTAACTATGACTTATGGAAAGAATTTTTGTATGGTAGTACATTTAGCATATATGGGGTTCGTCATGTTACATTTTCTATACCTATTTTCATGTGTCCTTGATTTATGGGTTTGTGGGGATCGATTATGCCTTTTACTATGCcgaataaaaatcaattaaaaaaacatgaaaattcaGGTGGAGTTGTAGAATATCATATGTTTCCgacaatattttttcataaaaaactgaaatttgggAAAATCGTGGGCCAACTTTGTACCcttttggtttggtttggtttaataaattattttagtattttttttttacccaCAACTCATCgtcataattttctatttaaaatttgtctTTTACTAATTGTGAAGTGATGGATTTtccttcaataatatttttattgtccaaaattttgatttaataaaataactataaaaagatatatatgtCTTTGTTTTGTTGAGTGAATTTGCGGAAGAGTAATTgaagggatttgagaggatttaaaaataaattttgggtccaccagcgaacgaacggtCGGCGACCACCGtttcgtccagtgtggaacgaacggtcgtccagcggtatgaggtcgacgagcgttcgttcgctggtggacgagcgttcgttcgtcatctcaacatcccactcatcaatttttttaacgccgtccagccaacttaacggaaaggactcaattgatataaattttcaaaattaagaatcattttgatacactttagaaaacgaggactaTCTGAGACattcctacacaaatagggacgtcaaaaaggattaaaccaaaaaattattttcaaatccactttcatttatcttcaaattcactcaaataaatgacaaaaaaatttatctttaaattttctgaaatctCTTTGATTACTGTCCCTTAAATCAACTAAAGAGAACAAGGCTTAAAGAACTGAATTGGGTGAGGTGGTGCTATTTTCTCTAATCTTATTTAATGGTCAACATTTAATACATTCATGaaatttcatataataaaattatttttccccCTGTTGAAATCACCCTGCAACTCTTCTCCTGCAAGCATCTTTTGATAGGATATCACGCAATTGAAATATAATGTATAAAAGacaataataaaatgtatttattcttattttataaatttgcgTATTAATTCTGTGTAGTAACCGTAAAAAGCAAATTGGACGGTGAAATTTGTACTTTTACAAATTAACTCGTTTTTATACTCTCTTCCTCCTCTTATTTCAATAATCTGCCATACACGACTTATGAGAGTGAAATTGGTCTTATGTATcaactttaaatttgaattaaagtatggtttattttaaaatatagtgattaacataattttaaattaaaatagtaattatatGGAAAATatgaagttaaaataaattaaacttctctcccaaacaaattaaaattgaaatcaaCTTATAGAATTTTACTTTCAGAAAGCTTTTCATCTATCTTCTCCAGAAGTTGAAGTGATAAAAGAGGGTTTTAACTTATGAGATAaacttaatttacttttttctaactttcatcttataattttcttagagttccatataaaattttaattttgttttgttttaataatatgtttcgtacaaaatatgattatattcaatatttataaactGCCATGTAGATTAGtgaatattcttttattaaattaccTCTTTCgtccttatttttatataaaaattttaaataagttttcttatttttattttttatgtgtcttgatttttattttagaaaatttgatTGAATTAGACTTTTTTTTGTTAGTATTGTACTACCAGATTAAGTTAAATATGTGTTATGTGtcaattcatatatttttttatttatttttaaataaaaaatttgttacaTGTTAAGTTAGTGttatatgataataatagtATATGGAATAATGGCATATCAAATGCCACGTGttaatattatgtaaaatattattgtcttaattttaatttgatttctaaatttgttattattattttttaagtctttttatttttttaaactttttttaaaaagactaaatttaatttttatataaatatcaatattttaattatatttgtttattagatatttttaaaaattttaaatttgtttaagtttatattttatattgaactttatttaaaattattttaaattgttataaaattgttttaaaactttatatttgaattattaaacttttatttttaaaccaattctaatatttatataaaaattattaaattttacacattttaaaatatataattatttaaaatataaatttaaataaaaacaatattaaagtatcccataataaaatattaatacaaataaagtttaatataaaatattaattttcaaaccAATTCATACATGACACTCTTTCTTCATTATTTCCTACTCTTAagaacttatttttaaaaatatttgataaaatataaaggaagtCCGAATGTGTATGTAAAAATAACGTGAGTATTTTTCAAacagaaaaaaatgtatacaaatatgtaaatttaagttatttttgttaaaaaaatgtctttttttttatcttttcaggaaatttatttaaattgggAGCGGGGATGTGAAAATTCAAGAGGAATTATTTTAGGAATTTTTACGTTTCAATTCTTTTaagatgtttttatttaaaactattacaaattTGGTTTTAGTTTACATTggagataaaatttaaaataaatttaaattcaatataaaatataaatttaaataaatttaattttaataaaaatattaattttaataaaaatatttatatatatatatatatatacatatatataattttgtttaaaattaacaaataaaaattttaaaaattacaaattgacatgtgatatatttaaaatattattaatacaataataaCTAAATCAATCTGactatatcaaaattttgtcagttaaaaataaaaaatctatttaaaattttctttaaaaaacggaaatgaaagatataatataattaaattgaaactaAGACAATTTGACTATGACACGTAATTACATGATACTAATTTAACgtgtgataaaatatttattttttaaattaaaaaataaaataaaaattagaaattgatatatatacatctttaatatta
This sequence is a window from Vigna angularis cultivar LongXiaoDou No.4 chromosome 2, ASM1680809v1, whole genome shotgun sequence. Protein-coding genes within it:
- the LOC108323199 gene encoding outer envelope membrane protein 7 produces the protein MGKAKEAVVVAGALAFAWLAIELALKPFLSKARDSVDKSDPARDPDEVSAADVPIPTTDDLPDVSASQTADA
- the LOC108323204 gene encoding probable F-box protein At2g36090, which encodes MSVAPVESIPALSSDVFYDIFRRLDGATLASAACTCATLCSISKEESLWENVCSSMWPSTNREDVKSLISSIGGFRKFYADCFPIVVNKEVVEYQPNNYHEYPDNWTEAEYYGDMNESENICPSDFVSIIDIRFKGKPVCSKVLWGIPNANSYDGWFYNCPFRIDFLTYADRDDNNDGSVHLSVSDGLPRVTSMERERKDGKLWRELCEGLQLSWIIVNKKMKQAANLASWSPLGGQRHWPTDRDFVIRFGSVLPAKDILPCQVVECILIMKFRVVHTEEEGVQTSLKLTELSMQLEDMEGAHVNGRNSLHILKDALSSRRSKNYGEVLESCHMYSKVQNELKEEKMRNESRLDRLCILSGIAAFMTFWYCVL